Proteins from one Molothrus aeneus isolate 106 unplaced genomic scaffold, BPBGC_Maene_1.0 scaffold_310, whole genome shotgun sequence genomic window:
- the LOC136570384 gene encoding cytochrome P450 4F3-like, with the protein MAVATALGSLGAVALGTFVVALLLRWLWDALVAVTRFRATCLQLNKFPIPPWRNWLLGHTGMGQSTEEGLQQVDTLVAQYRHGCLWWGLPWLPVLRLFHPSTLQPLLSASAFVAPKDKIFYGFLKPWLGEGLLLSNGQRWARHRRLLTPAFHGDVLRNYLGIFNQSTRVLLAKWGSAAVAAGGGPVELEVLQPLSLLTLDTLQKCIFSHESHCQERPSEYIQAILELSSLVVRRQFQPLLHPWWLYSLSSDGRRFARACATVHAFTADVVQHRRQALACLGHQAWLDGHWGRSMDFIDLLLLTKDKNGHSLSDEDIAAEADTFMFEGHDTTASGLAWLFYNLASHPEHQERCRQEVQELLAGRDTADIEWEDLSQLPFTTMCIKESLRLHPPVTAVSRRCTEDIPLCDGRVIPKEVICLMSIYGTHHNPDLWPEPEVFNPLRFSLENSKGRSPSSFIPFSAGPRNCIGQSFAMAEMKVVVALTLSRFVLRRDNMRPPPRRKPELILRAEDGLWLLLEPLVGVA; encoded by the exons ATGGCGGTGGCCACAGCGCTAGGTTCCCTGGGCGCGGTGGCCCTGGGCACCTTCGtggtggccctgctgctgcGGTGGCTCTGGGATGCGCTGGTGGCTGTCACCCGATTCCGGGCCACTTGTCTCCAGCTGAACAAGTTCCCCATCCCGCCCTGGCGCAATTGGTTGCTGGGACACACCGGCatg ggccagagcACGGAGGAAGGCCTACAGCAGGTGGACACCTTGGTGGCCCAATATCGTCATGGCTGCCTCTGGTGGGGACTTccctggctgcctgtgctgcGCCTCTTCCACCCCAGCACCCTCCAGCCACTCCTCAGTGCCTCAG CTTTTGTGGCCCCCAAGGATAAAATTTTCTACGGCTTCCTCAAGCCCTGGCTGG gagaggggctgctgctgagcaatgGGCAGCGCTGGGCACGGCACCGGCGACTCCTGACGCCCGCCTTCCATGGGGATGTGCTCCGGAATTACCTGGGAATCTTCAACCAGAGCACCCGCGTGCTGCTC GCCAAGTGGGggtcagcagcagtggcagctggtGGGGGGCCAGTGGAGttggaggtgctgcagcccctgagcctcctcaccctggacacgctccagaaGTGCATCTTCAGCCACGAGAGCCACTGCCAGGA GCGGCCCAGCGAGTACATCCAGGCCATCCTCGAGCTGAGCTCATTGGTGGTGCGGCGCCAGTTCCAGCCACTTCTCCACCCGTGGTGGCTCTACAGCCTCTCCTCTGATGGCCGGCGGTTCGCCCGCGCCTGTGCCACTGTCCACGCCTTCACTGCTGATGTGGTGCAGCACCGGCGCCAGGCACTTGCCTGCCTGGGCCACCAGGCCTGGCTGGATGGCCACTGGGGACGCAGCATGGACTTCATCGACCTCCTGCTGCTCAccaag GACAAGAATGGCCACTCTCTGTCGGACGAGGACATCGCGGCTGAGGCTGACACCTTCATGTTTGAGG GCCATGACACCACGGCCAGTGGCCTAGCATGGCTCTTCTACAACCTGGCCAGCCATCCTGAGCACCAGGAGCGATGCCGCCAGGAggtccaggagctcctggctggcCGGGACACTGCAGACATTGAATG GGAGGACCTGTCTCAGCTGCCCTTCACCACCATGTGCATCAAGGAGAGCCTgcggctgcaccctcctgtcactgctgtgtcccGGCGCTGCACTGAGGACATCCCCCTGTGTGATGGCCGTGTCATCCCCAAGG AGGTCATCTGCCTGATGAGCATCTACGGGACCCACCACAACCCAGACCTCTGGCCCGAGCCTGAG GTGTTCAATCCTCTGAGGTTCAGTCTGGAGAACAGCAAGGGACGGTCCCCCTCGTCCTTCATCCCCTTCTCTGCTGGCCCCAG GAACTGCATCGGGCAGAGCTTTGCCATGGCTGAGATGAAGGTGGTAGTGGCATTGACACTGTCCCGGTTCGTGCTGCGGAGGGACAACATGAGGCCACCCCCGCGCCGCAAGCCCGAGCTGATCCTGCGTGCCGAGGacgggctctggctgctgctggagccactgGTGGGAGTGGCCTGA